A single window of Streptomyces cathayae DNA harbors:
- a CDS encoding SCO5389 family protein, whose protein sequence is MSLDVSPALLEQAERGEVDEADFVDCVRTSLPYAWEMISSLVAQLKVDGGEFADNQTPPPDEQARGQLLRALASDAIRGALQRHFGVRLAFQNCHRVAVFPLDSSVDERLTKFTSVRGQLLNQSPELRDC, encoded by the coding sequence ATGTCGCTCGACGTCTCACCGGCCCTACTCGAACAGGCCGAGCGAGGCGAGGTCGACGAAGCAGACTTCGTCGACTGCGTCCGGACCTCCCTGCCCTACGCGTGGGAGATGATCAGCTCCCTGGTGGCCCAGTTGAAGGTGGACGGCGGAGAGTTCGCCGACAACCAGACGCCTCCGCCGGACGAGCAGGCTCGCGGTCAGCTGCTGCGTGCGCTCGCGAGTGACGCGATACGCGGCGCGCTGCAGCGGCACTTCGGCGTCCGGCTGGCCTTCCAGAACTGCCACCGGGTGGCCGTGTTCCCGCTCGACTCCTCGGTCGACGAGAGGCTGACCAAGTTCACCTCGGTCCGCGGGCAGTTGCTGAACCAGTCGCCGGAACTGCGCGACTGCTGA
- the nucS gene encoding endonuclease NucS: MRLVIARCSVDYAGRLTAHLPSAPRLILVKADGSVSIHADDRAYKPLNWMSPPCTLKEGSGDEEGIWTVVNKAGEKLIITMEEVLHDSSHELGVDPGLIKDGVEAHLQELLADRIETLGEGYTLIRREYMTAIGPVDILCRDAEGQTVAVEIKRRGEIDGVEQLTRYLELLNRDPHLAPVRGVFAAQEIKPQARVLAADRGIGCQVLDYNAMRGIEDDKLRLF; encoded by the coding sequence ATGCGTCTCGTCATTGCCCGCTGCTCCGTGGACTACGCCGGGCGGCTCACCGCGCACCTGCCCTCGGCACCCCGCCTGATCCTGGTCAAGGCGGACGGAAGTGTCTCGATCCACGCCGACGACCGGGCCTACAAGCCCCTGAACTGGATGTCGCCGCCCTGCACGCTCAAAGAGGGCAGCGGTGACGAGGAGGGGATCTGGACCGTCGTCAACAAGGCGGGCGAGAAACTCATCATCACGATGGAGGAGGTCCTGCACGACTCCTCGCACGAACTGGGCGTCGACCCCGGCCTGATCAAGGACGGCGTGGAAGCGCACCTCCAGGAACTGCTCGCGGACCGCATCGAGACCCTCGGCGAGGGCTACACCCTCATCCGCCGCGAGTACATGACCGCCATCGGCCCCGTCGACATCCTCTGCCGCGACGCCGAGGGACAGACCGTCGCGGTGGAGATCAAGCGGCGCGGTGAGATCGACGGCGTGGAGCAACTCACCCGCTATCTGGAGCTGTTGAACCGCGATCCGCATCTCGCCCCGGTGCGCGGCGTGTTCGCGGCCCAGGAGATCAAGCCGCAGGCCCGGGTGCTCGCCGCCGACCGGGGCATCGGCTGCCAGGTGCTCGACTACAACGCCATGCGGGGCATCGAGGACGACAAACTGCGCCTGTTCTGA
- a CDS encoding ATP-binding protein, whose product MDPNNPGPEEYGRDGDGHAPRQRPPRESLTSDFGQPTPVLARTVQLVSGDFLLTVNPVDGSEIEPCPPAERPARPVKLTEAERAEAEQAARPPVPPGPSRPELPLTARQDEREKLLRLLARGRSVRLTGPAGAGRTRLLDVVAEDCADLAPDGVVRLDGHRRSADDLLYDLFHAVHSAPLYRPGRDELADCLREVGAVVVIDDLGFGGAALDELLDATPECAFLLGATPDVPAPSADSAVEEVVLDGLDRAAGLDLLARAVDRDLTEDESNWAGDLWFESEGLPLRFVQAGALLRQRDRLRAGTSAVDEFGVFEDVWPGDPSDELPADAVDAVDGDEVPLPSLGEAAAPAPLLAARLSASARATLRFAVALGGELPHQAHLPALVGDTHADAALGELAACGLAAPAGSRYRLAAGVPAQLEAAGYADGAQAQARTAAQHYAWWAGHPSVTPERVCAEADAVLAALAVVAPLASAADEGEEDVAVQLARTAAPAFAAGLHWNAWERALRAGAEAARLAGDVAEEAYFRHELGIHALCVGELDRARAELEASVGLRGAVADKRGAIAGRRALALVSDRSGIPAALAPTAGEEVPEARYEESASPPRGVPMAFPELQPPTDTGLVVHHTAPVPVFAPKATPKAGVGLKGLARRNLVAAGAGALLVAVLGTVVTLGATSENEPGTPSENVGVNPSASQGADDGSLGADRRTEEGGDTGDATSRPADPGPDGTLGTSDDPTPTATESGEASADPGDTDKPDDSTTTPSTPSASSSSAKPPKTTEPSDPVDETTDPEPAPTTSTPDPPAPTTGPTEDYTPPPPETSDSASGPTSSTPAQTESGASSSASAPQSSEAGTPSSSGTAVI is encoded by the coding sequence ATGGACCCGAACAACCCGGGACCCGAGGAGTACGGTCGTGACGGCGACGGACACGCGCCGCGCCAGCGCCCGCCCAGGGAATCCCTCACATCCGACTTCGGGCAGCCCACGCCCGTGCTCGCCCGCACGGTGCAGCTCGTCTCCGGCGACTTCCTGCTGACCGTCAATCCCGTCGACGGCAGTGAGATAGAACCCTGCCCGCCCGCCGAGCGGCCCGCACGCCCCGTGAAGCTGACGGAGGCCGAGCGCGCCGAGGCCGAGCAGGCCGCCCGGCCGCCCGTCCCGCCCGGCCCGTCCCGGCCGGAGCTGCCGCTGACGGCCCGCCAGGACGAGCGGGAGAAGCTGCTCCGGCTGCTCGCCCGCGGCCGCTCCGTGCGCCTCACCGGCCCCGCGGGCGCCGGCCGTACCCGGCTGCTCGACGTCGTCGCCGAGGACTGCGCGGACCTCGCCCCCGACGGCGTGGTCCGCCTGGACGGCCACCGCCGCAGCGCCGACGATCTGCTGTACGACCTCTTCCACGCCGTGCACAGCGCGCCGCTGTACCGCCCCGGCCGGGACGAACTCGCCGACTGTCTCCGTGAGGTCGGCGCGGTCGTCGTCATCGACGACCTCGGGTTCGGCGGCGCCGCCCTCGACGAACTGCTCGACGCGACACCCGAGTGCGCCTTCCTGCTCGGCGCCACCCCGGACGTGCCCGCCCCGTCGGCCGACTCCGCCGTGGAGGAGGTCGTCCTCGACGGACTCGACCGCGCGGCCGGTCTCGACCTGCTGGCGCGCGCCGTCGACCGGGACCTCACCGAGGACGAGTCGAACTGGGCCGGTGACCTCTGGTTCGAGTCCGAGGGCCTGCCGCTGCGCTTCGTCCAGGCCGGTGCCCTGCTGCGACAGCGCGACCGGCTGCGCGCCGGCACCAGCGCCGTCGACGAGTTCGGCGTCTTCGAGGACGTCTGGCCCGGCGACCCGTCCGACGAACTGCCCGCCGACGCCGTCGACGCCGTCGACGGTGACGAGGTCCCGCTGCCCTCGCTCGGCGAGGCGGCCGCTCCCGCCCCGCTGCTCGCGGCACGGCTCAGCGCCTCCGCCCGCGCCACCCTGCGGTTCGCCGTCGCGCTCGGCGGTGAACTCCCGCACCAGGCGCACCTGCCCGCGCTGGTCGGCGACACCCACGCCGACGCCGCGCTCGGTGAGCTGGCCGCCTGCGGGCTGGCCGCCCCGGCCGGCTCCCGCTACCGGCTCGCCGCCGGCGTACCGGCCCAGCTGGAGGCCGCCGGGTACGCCGACGGGGCGCAGGCGCAGGCCCGCACCGCCGCCCAGCACTACGCCTGGTGGGCCGGGCACCCCTCGGTCACCCCGGAACGGGTCTGCGCCGAGGCCGACGCGGTGCTCGCCGCGCTCGCCGTGGTGGCGCCGCTCGCCTCGGCCGCCGACGAGGGCGAGGAGGACGTGGCGGTGCAGCTGGCCCGCACCGCCGCCCCCGCGTTCGCCGCGGGCCTGCACTGGAACGCCTGGGAGCGGGCCCTGCGGGCCGGCGCGGAGGCCGCCCGGCTCGCCGGAGACGTGGCGGAGGAGGCCTACTTCCGCCACGAGCTCGGCATCCACGCCCTGTGCGTGGGGGAGCTGGACCGCGCCCGTGCCGAACTGGAGGCCTCCGTCGGCCTGCGCGGGGCCGTCGCCGACAAGCGCGGCGCCATCGCCGGACGCCGGGCGCTGGCCCTGGTCAGCGACCGCTCCGGCATCCCGGCGGCGCTCGCGCCGACCGCGGGGGAGGAGGTGCCGGAGGCCCGGTACGAGGAGTCGGCCTCGCCGCCCCGCGGGGTGCCGATGGCCTTCCCGGAGCTGCAGCCGCCCACCGACACCGGCCTGGTCGTCCACCACACCGCGCCCGTGCCGGTGTTCGCGCCCAAGGCCACGCCCAAGGCCGGCGTCGGGCTGAAGGGCCTGGCCCGGCGCAACCTCGTGGCGGCCGGCGCGGGCGCGCTGCTCGTCGCCGTGCTGGGCACGGTGGTCACCCTCGGAGCGACCTCGGAGAACGAGCCCGGCACCCCGTCGGAGAACGTCGGCGTCAACCCGTCCGCGAGCCAGGGGGCCGACGACGGCAGCCTGGGTGCGGACCGGCGGACCGAGGAGGGCGGTGACACCGGTGACGCCACCAGCCGGCCCGCCGACCCCGGCCCGGACGGCACCCTCGGCACCTCCGACGACCCGACGCCGACGGCCACGGAGTCGGGCGAGGCCTCGGCCGACCCGGGCGACACCGACAAGCCGGACGACTCGACGACCACGCCCTCCACGCCGTCGGCGTCGTCCTCGTCCGCGAAGCCGCCGAAGACGACCGAGCCGAGCGATCCCGTCGACGAGACGACCGATCCGGAGCCGGCCCCGACCACCTCGACGCCGGATCCGCCCGCCCCGACGACGGGCCCGACGGAGGACTACACCCCGCCGCCGCCGGAGACGTCCGACTCGGCGAGCGGCCCCACCTCCTCCACCCCGGCCCAGACGGAGTCGGGGGCGAGCAGTTCGGCGAGCGCCCCGCAGAGCAGCGAGGCGGGCACACCGAGCAGCTCCGGAACAGCGGTGATCTGA
- a CDS encoding STAS domain-containing protein, with product MHIRGDHAELVVGGRLDVRNAADARTVLHSAVDDGVGDLLLDLSELDSWDATGLGVIMGVHRRAGRCGRRLVLRDVPPQLQRLLVATRLHRILAIEGGIGVDTPPRV from the coding sequence ATGCATATCAGGGGCGACCACGCCGAACTGGTCGTCGGGGGCCGCCTCGATGTCCGCAACGCGGCGGACGCCCGTACGGTCCTGCACTCGGCCGTCGACGACGGAGTCGGTGATCTGCTGTTGGACCTGTCCGAGCTGGACTCCTGGGACGCCACCGGACTCGGCGTGATCATGGGAGTCCACCGACGGGCCGGCCGCTGCGGCCGGCGGCTGGTGCTGCGCGACGTACCGCCACAGCTGCAGCGCCTGCTGGTGGCCACCCGGCTGCACCGGATCCTGGCGATCGAGGGGGGCATCGGGGTGGACACGCCGCCCCGTGTGTGA
- a CDS encoding 3-hydroxyacyl-CoA dehydrogenase family protein, which translates to MARKLAVIGAGLMGSGIAQVSAQAGWDVVLRDVTDEALTRGVDGIKSSYDRFVGKGRLEAHDADAALARITTTTDLDACADADVVVEAVFEKLEVKHEIFRALDGIVREDTVLASNTSAIPITKIAAVTERPERVVGAHFFSPVPMMQLCELVRGYKTSDETLATAREFAESVGKTCIVVNRDVAGFVTTRLISALVVEAAKLHESGVASAEDIDLACKLGFGHAMGPLATADLTGVDILLHATGNIYTESQDEKFAPPELMRRMVDAGDIGRKSGQGFYAY; encoded by the coding sequence GTGGCACGGAAGCTCGCCGTCATCGGGGCCGGCCTCATGGGGTCCGGAATCGCCCAGGTCTCCGCTCAGGCGGGCTGGGACGTCGTCCTGCGCGACGTCACCGACGAGGCGCTCACGCGAGGTGTCGACGGGATCAAGTCGTCGTACGACAGGTTCGTGGGCAAGGGCAGGCTCGAGGCCCACGACGCCGACGCGGCCCTCGCCCGGATCACCACGACCACCGACCTGGACGCCTGCGCGGACGCGGACGTCGTGGTCGAGGCGGTCTTCGAGAAGCTCGAGGTCAAGCACGAGATCTTCCGCGCCCTCGACGGGATCGTGCGCGAGGACACCGTGCTCGCCTCCAACACCTCGGCCATCCCGATCACCAAGATCGCGGCCGTGACGGAGCGCCCGGAGCGGGTCGTCGGCGCGCACTTCTTCTCGCCGGTGCCGATGATGCAGCTGTGCGAACTGGTCCGCGGCTACAAGACCAGCGACGAGACCCTCGCCACCGCGCGCGAGTTCGCCGAGTCGGTCGGCAAGACCTGCATCGTCGTCAACCGCGATGTGGCCGGCTTCGTGACCACCCGCCTGATCAGCGCCCTCGTCGTCGAGGCCGCCAAGCTCCACGAGTCGGGTGTGGCGAGCGCCGAGGACATCGACCTGGCCTGCAAGCTGGGCTTCGGTCACGCCATGGGGCCGCTGGCCACCGCCGACCTGACCGGCGTCGACATCCTGCTGCACGCCACCGGGAACATCTACACCGAGTCCCAGGACGAGAAGTTCGCCCCGCCCGAGCTGATGCGCCGGATGGTTGACGCCGGTGACATCGGCCGGAAGAGCGGGCAGGGCTTCTACGCGTACTGA
- a CDS encoding D-Ala-D-Ala carboxypeptidase family metallohydrolase, producing MLRRATRTLLSFVMIMAGMALGVGATAGTAHADSCYTWNRTLSQGTSGSDVTQLQIRVAGWVTSGERLSYDGQYGARTTAAVKKFQSAYGLPADGVAGPQTFSKIYALQDADCTPVHFSYAELNKCNSTWSGGAVSAATAKANALKTMWKLEALRHALGDVPITISSGFRSYACNSAVGGSSTSRHLYGDAADLVGSPSFCTLARQSRVHGFSEILGPGYPGHNDHTHVAFDPSPYWSAPSCGI from the coding sequence ATGCTGAGACGCGCGACACGCACCCTCCTCTCATTTGTCATGATCATGGCGGGTATGGCCCTCGGGGTGGGCGCCACCGCCGGCACGGCGCACGCCGACTCGTGCTACACCTGGAACCGCACCCTGTCCCAGGGCACCTCCGGCAGCGATGTGACACAGCTGCAGATCCGGGTCGCCGGCTGGGTGACCTCGGGCGAGCGGCTCTCCTACGACGGCCAGTACGGTGCCCGCACCACCGCCGCCGTCAAGAAGTTCCAGTCGGCGTACGGACTGCCCGCCGACGGTGTCGCCGGTCCGCAGACCTTCAGCAAGATCTACGCGCTCCAGGACGCCGACTGCACGCCCGTCCACTTCAGCTACGCCGAACTCAACAAGTGCAACTCCACCTGGTCGGGCGGCGCGGTGTCGGCCGCCACCGCCAAGGCGAACGCGCTGAAGACCATGTGGAAGCTGGAGGCACTGCGGCACGCGCTCGGTGACGTGCCGATCACCATCTCCAGCGGCTTCCGCTCCTACGCCTGCAACAGCGCGGTCGGCGGCTCGTCGACCAGCCGTCACCTCTACGGCGACGCGGCCGACCTCGTCGGCTCGCCGAGCTTCTGCACCCTCGCCCGCCAGTCCCGGGTCCACGGCTTCTCCGAGATCCTCGGCCCCGGCTACCCCGGCCACAACGACCACACCCATGTGGCCTTCGACCCGTCACCGTACTGGTCGGCACCCAGCTGCGGGATCTGA
- a CDS encoding cob(I)yrinic acid a,c-diamide adenosyltransferase, with amino-acid sequence MVNLTRIYTKTGDKGTTNLGDMSRVAKTDLRIAAYADANEANAVIGTAIALGALDEEVVTVLTRVQNDLFDVGADLSTPVVENPEFPPLRVEQFYVDRLEKDCDHFNERLEKLRSFILPAGTAGAALLHQACTVVRRAERSTWAAMEAHGDTMNPLTATYLNRLSDLLFILARIANKETGDVLWVPGGER; translated from the coding sequence ATGGTCAATCTGACACGCATCTACACGAAGACCGGCGACAAGGGCACCACCAACCTCGGTGACATGAGCCGGGTCGCCAAGACCGACCTGCGCATCGCCGCCTACGCCGACGCCAACGAGGCGAACGCGGTGATCGGCACCGCGATCGCGCTGGGTGCCCTGGACGAGGAGGTCGTCACGGTCCTCACCCGCGTGCAGAACGACCTGTTCGACGTGGGCGCGGACCTGTCGACGCCGGTGGTGGAGAACCCCGAGTTCCCGCCGCTGCGGGTCGAGCAGTTCTACGTGGACCGGCTGGAGAAGGACTGCGACCACTTCAACGAGCGGCTGGAGAAGCTGCGCTCCTTCATCCTCCCGGCAGGCACGGCGGGCGCCGCCCTCCTCCACCAGGCCTGCACGGTGGTCCGCCGCGCGGAGCGCTCCACCTGGGCGGCCATGGAGGCGCACGGCGACACCATGAACCCCCTCACCGCCACCTACCTCAACCGCCTCTCCGACCTCCTCTTCATCCTGGCCCGCATCGCCAACAAGGAGACCGGCGACGTGCTGTGGGTACCGGGCGGGGAGCGCTAG
- a CDS encoding DUF397 domain-containing protein, with the protein MNTVNELDWFKSSYSGSEGDDCVEVALAPGVVHVRDSKQQDGPRFAVSPSAWGAFLGGAEG; encoded by the coding sequence ATGAACACCGTCAACGAGCTGGACTGGTTCAAGAGCAGCTACAGCGGATCCGAGGGCGACGACTGTGTGGAGGTCGCGCTCGCCCCCGGAGTCGTGCACGTACGCGACTCCAAGCAGCAGGACGGGCCCCGGTTCGCGGTCTCCCCTTCCGCCTGGGGTGCTTTCCTCGGAGGTGCGGAGGGCTGA
- a CDS encoding helix-turn-helix domain-containing protein has protein sequence MANSSSTAVESSDSLKAFGAALKTFRERALLTQEQLAERLNYSHASVASVEQGRRMPTAAFVERAEEALEAFGVLRAMVRHLGRQRGLAVWFREWAQLEESAVGLCTYECRVVPGLLQTEAYTRAVMLNVPPPPTEEQLEQRIAARRARQDLLRRTPPIAFSFIVEESVLLRHTGGEEVTRELLGHLLACTEPWNVELQIMPQRQPYHAGTDGPMRLLETPERQWVGYAEGQKTGQLVSDREAVSVMQMRYAKMRSQALSPADSVELLQRMRGAL, from the coding sequence GTCTCAAGGCGTTCGGCGCGGCCCTGAAGACGTTCAGGGAACGGGCCCTGCTCACCCAGGAGCAGCTCGCCGAGCGGCTCAACTACTCGCACGCGTCGGTCGCCTCGGTCGAGCAGGGAAGACGGATGCCGACCGCCGCCTTCGTCGAGCGGGCGGAGGAGGCGCTGGAGGCGTTCGGGGTGCTGCGGGCCATGGTCCGGCACCTCGGGCGGCAGCGGGGACTGGCGGTCTGGTTCCGGGAGTGGGCTCAGTTGGAGGAGTCCGCGGTCGGTCTGTGCACGTACGAGTGCCGGGTGGTGCCCGGGCTGCTCCAGACCGAGGCGTACACCCGGGCGGTGATGCTCAACGTGCCGCCCCCGCCCACCGAGGAGCAGTTGGAGCAGCGGATCGCCGCGCGGCGGGCGCGGCAGGACCTGCTCAGGCGTACACCGCCGATCGCGTTCAGCTTCATCGTCGAGGAGTCGGTGCTGCTGCGGCACACGGGAGGCGAGGAGGTCACCCGGGAGCTGCTCGGCCATCTCCTCGCCTGCACGGAACCGTGGAACGTGGAGCTGCAGATCATGCCGCAGCGGCAGCCGTACCACGCGGGCACGGATGGGCCCATGCGTCTTTTGGAGACCCCGGAACGCCAGTGGGTCGGGTACGCGGAGGGTCAGAAGACCGGACAGCTGGTTTCTGACCGGGAAGCAGTGAGCGTGATGCAGATGCGCTATGCCAAGATGCGCTCGCAGGCCCTGTCCCCGGCGGACTCGGTGGAGTTGTTGCAGAGGATGCGAGGAGCGCTATGA